The Methanosphaera sp. BMS genome contains a region encoding:
- a CDS encoding 2Fe-2S iron-sulfur cluster-binding protein, which yields METLKVIIKTRENDEEIIREFEYADDLNIPVTTLLERINHTHDTKIHYSSSCLQGLCGSCAMLINGWPKLACKTFVNKEVMTNYFHQITIEPLSKFPIVKDLIIDRSMIYENMKKAQQWLDENAKINPDNIQFEYEVSQCLMCGCCLESCPNYNGEDNFMGVILPVSSSKVTAQETSKEKLKLHRQIHKKHFYNNCVKSLVCEDVCPMEIPTQRAISRMNQTSVWSLYHLLKRG from the coding sequence ATGGAAACATTAAAAGTTATAATTAAAACACGAGAAAATGATGAAGAAATCATAAGAGAATTTGAGTATGCCGATGACTTGAACATCCCGGTTACAACCCTGCTGGAGCGAATAAACCATACGCATGATACGAAGATACATTATTCATCCAGTTGTCTTCAGGGATTATGCGGTAGCTGTGCAATGCTCATAAACGGATGGCCAAAACTAGCATGCAAGACATTCGTCAACAAAGAGGTTATGACGAATTACTTTCATCAGATAACGATAGAACCGTTAAGTAAGTTTCCAATCGTCAAAGATCTTATCATCGACAGAAGCATGATATATGAAAACATGAAAAAGGCACAGCAGTGGCTAGATGAGAATGCAAAAATCAATCCCGACAACATTCAATTCGAATATGAAGTATCCCAATGTCTAATGTGTGGCTGTTGTCTTGAATCCTGCCCCAACTATAATGGAGAGGATAATTTCATGGGAGTGATATTACCTGTATCATCATCAAAGGTCACCGCCCAGGAAACAAGCAAGGAAAAACTAAAACTTCACAGACAAATACATAAAAAGCACTTCTATAACAATTGTGTCAAGTCATTAGTCTGCGAGGATGTCTGTCCAATGGAAATACCAACACAAAGGGCAATATCCCGAATGAATCAAACATCCGTCTGGAGTCTTTATCATCTGCTAAAAAGAGGATAA
- a CDS encoding FAD-binding protein gives MDTKNVLVIGAGLSGLTCSVKLAEKGVNVCLFSPSPSERSQSVMAMGGINAALNTKGQDDSPSQHYADTISGGQEINNHRAVKKLTDDAPDIIRWLDDIGTSFTRDDNGNIDQRYFGGQKKQRTAYAGARTGKQVLSAITRMLRKYEHENLVKRYIGWRFLSLVLDDDDRCVGAVLINELTDEIRSFAADYVVIASGGMNKVFGKISGSLQNDAGTTARLFLQDIKLANLEMIQFHPTTIRTPVKNMLITEAARGEGGRLYTLRDDERWYFMEEWYPELGALMPRDVVSRSIYKVCNQYDLGINGENIVYLDVSFLPEETVKVKLDEVYDVCMKYMNLDPTVEPIPVYPGIHYFMGGILTDDEHKTSIKNVYAIGECSAQYHGANRLGGNSLLGAIHGGYVAAEEITGQNVTSDNHDDIILNELKRHENAYVEWKNNQTRNHTSSYVIEEELAGIMNNAMGIYRKEETLKDALVQLEKLEDKEVYSHDSYYEYVLIKSLIPLSKAIIKCAMERKESRGAHQRIEYPEKKDKYLKTTVIRKIDDEYIVSFNDTDEKMGW, from the coding sequence ATGGATACGAAGAATGTATTGGTTATAGGGGCAGGATTGTCAGGTTTAACCTGCAGCGTGAAATTAGCAGAAAAGGGAGTTAACGTTTGTCTTTTTTCTCCTTCACCCTCTGAAAGATCACAATCCGTGATGGCTATGGGTGGAATAAACGCTGCTTTAAATACCAAGGGACAGGATGACTCTCCAAGCCAACATTATGCTGATACGATAAGTGGTGGCCAGGAAATAAATAACCATAGGGCAGTGAAAAAATTAACTGATGATGCACCGGATATCATCAGGTGGTTAGATGATATTGGAACAAGCTTTACACGAGATGATAACGGTAACATAGATCAAAGATATTTTGGTGGACAGAAAAAACAGAGAACTGCATATGCGGGGGCACGTACCGGAAAACAGGTATTATCTGCAATAACTAGGATGCTTAGAAAATATGAGCATGAAAATCTTGTAAAACGTTACATTGGATGGAGATTCCTGTCACTTGTTTTGGATGATGATGACAGATGTGTTGGTGCGGTATTAATCAATGAACTTACAGATGAAATAAGGTCCTTTGCCGCAGATTATGTGGTCATAGCAAGTGGTGGTATGAACAAGGTATTCGGAAAGATATCCGGTTCACTGCAAAATGATGCAGGTACGACAGCCAGGCTATTCTTGCAGGATATTAAGCTTGCAAACCTTGAAATGATACAGTTTCATCCCACCACGATAAGAACTCCCGTGAAGAACATGCTCATTACCGAAGCTGCCAGGGGTGAAGGTGGTCGTCTGTACACACTTAGGGATGATGAAAGATGGTACTTCATGGAGGAGTGGTATCCGGAACTTGGAGCGTTGATGCCACGTGATGTTGTATCACGCAGCATCTATAAGGTCTGCAATCAGTATGACCTCGGTATTAATGGTGAAAACATCGTATATCTGGATGTGTCATTTTTACCCGAAGAAACCGTAAAGGTCAAATTGGATGAGGTTTATGATGTCTGCATGAAATACATGAACCTTGATCCGACAGTTGAGCCAATACCGGTATATCCAGGTATACATTACTTTATGGGTGGTATATTAACGGATGACGAACATAAAACCAGTATCAAGAACGTGTATGCGATAGGCGAATGTTCGGCACAGTACCATGGGGCAAACAGGCTTGGTGGAAACTCACTTCTTGGAGCCATACATGGAGGATATGTTGCGGCAGAAGAGATAACAGGACAAAATGTTACTTCAGATAATCATGATGATATAATATTGAATGAACTTAAAAGGCATGAAAATGCATATGTTGAATGGAAAAATAACCAGACAAGAAATCACACTTCCTCATATGTTATTGAAGAAGAATTGGCAGGGATAATGAACAATGCTATGGGAATCTATAGAAAAGAGGAAACACTTAAGGATGCACTGGTACAATTGGAAAAACTCGAAGATAAAGAGGTTTACTCCCATGATAGTTACTATGAATATGTTCTGATAAAGTCATTAATACCCTTATCAAAGGCAATAATTAAATGTGCAATGGAAAGAAAAGAAAGCAGGGGAGCTCATCAAAGAATTGAATATCCAGAAAAAAAGGACAAATACCTGAAAACAACTGTTATACGTAAAATTGATGATGAATATATTGTGTCATTTAATGATACTGATGAGAAGATGGGATGGTAA
- a CDS encoding CDP-alcohol phosphatidyltransferase family protein has product MFKIIILMENKDFIMNYKNIPHILSVSRIFLSVVFGWYLNNLLSHNQEIILPILIFILILATDFLDGMIARKTSNTTDMGAFLDVSADMFFVLVSYLILSLNSLLHPLFILVLIFKFVEFIYTSGKKNTGKLVFDSLGKNVSKFWIAFPGIVCILCYYRIDNLVLIINAVALITTILSLLSTITRIVESRK; this is encoded by the coding sequence ATGTTTAAGATAATAATATTAATGGAAAATAAGGATTTTATCATGAATTATAAAAACATACCACATATTCTATCCGTTTCAAGAATTTTCTTGTCTGTTGTCTTTGGTTGGTATTTAAACAATCTATTAAGCCATAATCAGGAAATTATCCTTCCAATATTGATATTTATTTTAATATTGGCCACTGATTTTCTTGACGGGATGATTGCGAGAAAAACTTCAAACACTACGGATATGGGTGCATTCCTGGATGTTAGTGCAGATATGTTTTTTGTACTGGTTTCATACTTGATTTTATCATTGAATAGCCTGCTTCATCCATTGTTTATTCTCGTATTGATATTTAAGTTTGTTGAGTTTATTTATACTTCAGGCAAAAAGAATACGGGTAAACTGGTATTTGATAGCTTGGGAAAGAATGTGTCAAAGTTTTGGATAGCGTTTCCAGGAATAGTTTGCATATTATGTTATTATAGGATAGACAATTTGGTATTGATTATTAATGCAGTTGCATTAATTACTACGATTTTATCATTATTATCCACCATTACAAGAATAGTTGAAAGTAGGAAGTAA
- a CDS encoding Ig-like domain-containing protein: protein MKKIRTLILFTIIIVLLTGIASATDAMSDTTGSIDDVNNVLDNTQIVSQDDTINKLDTKYIQNDNNLENQKKSKNINKSSSNDNNIKEASATVSTWSDLSNTIQTATEDTTITLQDGTYTNTATIQLTNTNIVLTIDGNGQTIDGNQQQAFYINQGASLILKNISITNAKNEDSNGGAIYNLGLLNITDSNLNNNYAYMYGGAIYNKGILTIKNSTVSNNNARYGGAAVYNERPGILTITDSIINNNTAENGAGVYSDFGTFSITGTTFENNNVSNHGGAISYDTNTDVFISIINSSFTANNANNTGGAICGNGHLISMGNVFTDNHAASKETIDLYNYWNGEFNDNTYNSTDMNLSQISISIKDDRTSFGYDEEVTLNFSINPSHSHYYKDFEDGINDITLYINGQRNMTGGYENITLSDLEPGEYNIYYTSCNQQSNQVTFYVNPPEYEVNVSDYFELKEAIEFAENMKFNSFTINLLQGDYYATRSIDWKNSATRNITINGNGLELYGDDAFQFIKIAKDYNLTLKNINISSYTSSNGAAVFNDGLLTIINSTFKNNKATEGGAIYNNGTINVTDSLLENNNAIRGGAIFSTGNLTITDSSFNNNHAELGGAIYHVSSENFDKIINSSFTGNTATESGAAIYAHGYLNATANTFTDNHAANKETIDLFGYENGEFNTNTYNSTDINLNTINLSIKDNEHLFSHDADIILNYTIVPANPNYYKDFDEGIKDITLYINGQKNITTGYENVTLPNLEAGEYTVYFSTCNQQSNTVTFKVIGPEETNVSSYEELVETVTHLTHENYSSYTINLLPGKYNATESMSLENSNTTNIIINGNNNTLDGQNTYQFINMTENNNLTLKNITLTNYTARYGGAILSEGNLTITDSKFYNNHADYGGAIDNEYGIVVIENTILENNTATWAGAIYNNVENMTISNSTLQNNKAEEDGGAIYNRFGILTMNNSVLKNNTAIIGGALYNNNINEEFSYILNSNFTDNSATNAGGAIFSYGYINITGNNFTNNHANYRETIELYGYTNGILKGNTYNSTDMKLNTIKLNIKDYQIFGYGEDIIINYTIILENPHYYKDFNEGIKDITLYLNGQEIKTGYENITLSNLQLGQYSFYITTCNQRSDIIRFNVEKNNLGMTVEAESVPKDDRTTITISLNNTITDGMIEAFINDDENPVATITEFDGRTITIEDVDTSNYNLGENTVTVKYTGSQIFEDSTATATLTLYKRDVSMTAGDINITIDEQTSNLTVTFNATVNDGVVNVLANNRIIGSYIIEEDTTSVDVIIYDTNIPTSPITITVTYTDSQVYNDATTTITMTKNKVQTAMTIDPVTLIAGQTTTITARINTVEDTALNVGKVAFKVNGKTLKDANGKVIYAKVVDGIASVEYTVPANLTGQDINITASYSGSTRYDKATANITATVTKATPTITTNDITAQKGETITLTATITDNDNIINKGKVIFKINGKTLKDTNGKVIYANVENNIARVEYTLPDNMKAKEYTITAVFTSTDYDRVEDSKTLLVTS from the coding sequence ATGAAAAAAATAAGAACACTAATACTGTTTACAATTATTATAGTGCTATTGACAGGTATTGCAAGTGCAACAGATGCCATGTCAGATACAACAGGCAGTATCGATGATGTAAACAATGTATTAGACAATACACAAATAGTATCACAGGATGATACGATAAACAAATTAGATACAAAATATATTCAAAATGATAATAATTTAGAAAATCAAAAGAAAAGTAAAAACATTAACAAAAGTAGCTCAAATGATAACAACATCAAAGAAGCATCCGCTACGGTATCCACTTGGAGCGATTTATCCAATACTATTCAAACAGCTACAGAGGATACTACCATCACATTACAGGATGGTACTTATACAAATACCGCTACGATTCAATTGACAAATACCAATATCGTATTAACGATTGATGGTAATGGACAAACAATAGATGGAAATCAGCAGCAAGCATTTTATATAAATCAAGGTGCTTCTTTGATTCTTAAAAACATAAGCATAACAAATGCCAAAAATGAAGATTCCAATGGAGGAGCAATATACAACCTGGGATTATTAAACATCACAGACTCCAACCTAAACAACAACTATGCCTATATGTATGGGGGAGCAATATACAACAAGGGTATTCTGACAATCAAAAACTCCACAGTAAGCAACAACAATGCAAGATATGGTGGGGCCGCAGTCTACAACGAAAGACCCGGAATACTGACAATAACAGATTCCATCATAAATAACAACACCGCAGAAAATGGAGCGGGAGTATACAGTGATTTTGGTACTTTTTCCATTACAGGCACAACATTCGAAAACAACAATGTATCAAATCATGGTGGAGCAATATCATATGATACTAATACTGATGTATTTATTAGTATAATAAATTCAAGTTTCACAGCTAACAATGCAAATAATACTGGTGGAGCAATATGTGGTAATGGACATCTGATTTCTATGGGTAATGTATTTACCGACAATCATGCAGCCAGCAAGGAAACGATAGATTTATACAACTATTGGAATGGAGAATTTAATGATAACACCTATAACTCCACAGACATGAATCTTTCACAGATAAGCATAAGCATAAAAGATGACAGAACCTCTTTTGGCTATGATGAGGAGGTAACATTAAACTTTAGCATTAACCCATCACATTCCCATTATTACAAGGATTTTGAAGATGGAATTAATGATATAACCCTATACATAAATGGTCAGAGGAATATGACGGGAGGATATGAAAATATAACATTATCCGATTTGGAACCTGGAGAATATAATATTTATTATACCAGTTGTAATCAGCAATCAAACCAGGTAACATTCTATGTTAATCCTCCTGAATATGAAGTAAATGTGTCAGATTACTTTGAATTAAAAGAAGCAATAGAATTTGCTGAAAATATGAAATTTAACAGTTTTACAATTAATTTACTTCAAGGTGATTATTATGCAACTAGAAGTATTGACTGGAAAAATTCAGCTACCCGTAATATTACTATAAATGGTAATGGCCTTGAACTTTATGGAGATGACGCATTCCAATTCATAAAAATAGCCAAAGATTACAACCTAACACTTAAAAACATTAACATATCCTCTTACACCTCATCAAATGGGGCAGCAGTATTTAATGATGGATTATTAACAATCATAAACTCCACATTTAAAAACAACAAAGCAACAGAAGGAGGGGCAATATATAACAACGGTACTATAAACGTGACAGACTCCCTCCTAGAAAACAACAACGCAATCCGTGGAGGAGCAATATTCAGTACTGGTAATCTGACAATCACCGACTCCAGTTTTAACAATAACCATGCAGAGTTAGGAGGAGCAATTTATCATGTATCTAGTGAGAACTTTGACAAGATAATAAATTCAAGTTTCACAGGAAATACTGCAACCGAAAGTGGTGCGGCAATATACGCTCATGGATACCTGAATGCTACGGCAAACACATTTACCGACAATCATGCAGCCAACAAAGAAACAATAGATTTATTTGGCTATGAGAATGGAGAATTTAACACTAACACATATAACTCAACAGACATTAATCTTAACACGATAAACCTAAGCATAAAGGATAATGAACACCTATTCAGCCACGATGCTGATATAATCTTAAACTACACCATAGTACCTGCAAATCCTAACTATTATAAGGATTTCGATGAGGGAATCAAAGACATAACACTATACATAAACGGCCAAAAGAACATTACAACGGGATATGAAAATGTGACATTACCCAATCTGGAAGCCGGAGAATACACAGTTTACTTTAGCACATGTAATCAACAATCCAATACGGTAACATTCAAGGTAATTGGTCCTGAAGAAACAAACGTTTCAAGTTACGAAGAGTTAGTAGAAACAGTGACACATCTTACACATGAAAATTATTCTAGCTATACGATTAATTTACTCCCTGGAAAATATAATGCAACAGAAAGTATGAGCTTGGAAAACTCCAATACCACAAATATTATCATAAACGGTAACAACAATACACTCGACGGACAAAACACATACCAGTTCATCAATATGACAGAAAACAACAACTTAACCCTGAAAAACATAACATTAACAAACTACACGGCAAGATATGGAGGAGCAATCTTAAGTGAGGGTAATTTAACAATCACTGACTCCAAATTCTACAACAACCATGCAGACTATGGAGGAGCAATAGACAATGAATATGGAATAGTAGTCATCGAAAATACAATACTTGAAAATAACACTGCAACGTGGGCAGGAGCAATATACAATAATGTTGAAAACATGACAATTTCTAATTCCACCCTACAAAACAACAAGGCAGAAGAAGACGGAGGAGCAATATATAATCGTTTTGGAATATTAACAATGAACAACTCGGTACTTAAGAATAACACTGCAATTATAGGAGGAGCACTCTATAATAATAATATTAATGAGGAATTTAGCTATATACTAAATTCAAATTTCACAGATAATAGTGCAACCAATGCTGGTGGAGCAATATTCTCTTATGGATACATAAATATTACAGGCAACAATTTTACCAATAACCATGCAAACTATCGGGAAACGATTGAACTATATGGATATACAAATGGAATACTTAAAGGTAACACATATAACTCCACAGACATGAAACTTAACACGATAAAGCTAAACATAAAAGATTATCAAATATTCGGTTACGGTGAGGATATAATCATAAACTACACCATCATACTGGAAAATCCACACTATTATAAAGATTTCAATGAGGGAATCAAAGACATAACACTATACCTAAACGGCCAAGAAATCAAAACAGGATATGAAAACATAACATTATCCAATCTACAATTAGGACAATACAGCTTTTACATTACAACATGTAACCAAAGGTCAGACATAATAAGATTCAATGTAGAGAAAAATAACCTGGGCATGACTGTTGAAGCAGAAAGTGTTCCAAAAGATGACAGGACAACAATCACCATAAGCCTAAACAATACAATAACAGACGGTATGATAGAGGCATTTATTAATGATGACGAAAATCCCGTAGCGACAATCACAGAATTTGATGGAAGAACAATCACCATAGAAGATGTTGACACCTCAAACTATAATCTTGGTGAAAACACGGTAACAGTCAAATACACGGGCAGCCAAATATTCGAAGACTCAACGGCAACCGCCACATTAACGTTATATAAACGGGACGTATCAATGACGGCCGGTGATATAAACATCACAATTGATGAACAGACAAGCAACCTAACCGTAACGTTCAACGCTACGGTAAATGACGGAGTCGTAAACGTACTGGCAAACAACAGGATTATCGGATCATATATCATAGAGGAGGATACTACAAGCGTGGACGTTATAATATATGATACGAACATACCAACATCCCCAATTACAATCACAGTAACATACACGGACAGTCAAGTATACAATGATGCAACGACAACCATAACAATGACGAAAAATAAGGTACAGACAGCCATGACAATTGATCCGGTCACGTTAATAGCCGGCCAAACAACAACCATAACCGCAAGAATAAATACAGTAGAGGACACTGCATTAAACGTGGGTAAGGTCGCATTTAAAGTAAATGGAAAAACGTTAAAAGACGCTAACGGCAAAGTAATCTACGCCAAGGTGGTTGACGGAATCGCAAGCGTTGAATACACCGTACCGGCTAATCTTACCGGTCAGGATATCAACATCACGGCATCATACTCCGGATCAACCAGATACGACAAAGCCACAGCTAACATTACGGCAACCGTTACAAAAGCCACGCCGACAATCACAACAAATGACATAACAGCACAAAAAGGTGAAACAATAACACTCACAGCTACAATAACCGACAACGACAACATCATAAACAAAGGCAAAGTAATATTCAAGATAAACGGTAAAACACTAAAAGACACTAACGGCAAGGTAATCTATGCAAATGTAGAAAATAACATTGCAAGGGTTGAATATACCCTCCCTGATAACATGAAAGCCAAGGAATATACCATAACTGCCGTATTTACATCAACAGACTATGATAGAGTAGAAGATAGCAAAACATTACTTGTAACATCATAA